The following DNA comes from Pseudomonas sp. Tri1.
GCCCGCACGAATGAACAACGGGTCATCGAACATCAACCGCAAGCGCGCCAGGGCGCTGCTGATCGTTGGCTGACCGAGAAACAGCTTTTCACTCACACGAGTGACATTTCGCTCATGCATCATGGTTTCGAAGACAACCAGCAGATTGATGTCAGCACGACGCAGGTCATTTCTGTTCATCATGGTAGCCGTCCCAGGCGCCAGGCCTTGAGTCAGGAGTGGACAAGGTCATCGCTCGTGCCCTCATCAAGGCACGGCAGCGACGGGATGCTTGAAGGTTATTCCGGTGGCCGACCGATGTCTGTCGTACGTGGGGACACCCCGCTCATGCCTTCGGCATGGCTCACTGATACTTCGGTATACCGAACGATCCCGTGGTGGCGGGATTTCAGGGTTTTATGTCCTACCTGATGCAAAGGGCGCTTTTAAGATGCGGCTCCCATCTCTGCCCACCGCCATCCAGTGCGAGACCAAGTAAAAATGAAATGAAAGGTCCGCCGGCGTGATTTGTCTCGGAACCCCAATGAATCAGAATCACCCCACGAGCCCGGTCATCAGCAACGATCCCATCGTCTACATCGTCGACGACGATGCCTCCCTGCGCGCGGCGCTCGACAGCCTGTTGCGCTCCATTGGCTTGCGGGTCGAGTCATTCAGCTCGGTAGCGGAGTTCATGCTACACCCTCGCCCTGATGTCACCAGTTGCCTGGTGCTGGACGTACGACTGCGGGGCACCAGCGGCCTGGATTTCCAGCAGGAACTGGCAATGGCCAACATCCATTTGCCGATCGTATTCATGACCGGTTATGGCGACATCGCCATGACGGTGCGGGCGATGAAGGCAGGGGCGGTGGACTTCCTGACCAAGCCGTTTCGCGAACAAGACCTGATCGATGCCGTGTCCGCCGCCCATCAGCGGGACCGTCTGCGGCGCGACTCCGAACGCGGTCAGCACGAACTCCACGGTCGCTACGCCACCCTGACGCCGCGAGAACAACAGGTGATGGCACTGGCTGTGTCGGGCCTGATGAACAAGCAGATTGCCGGTGAAATCGGCCTGAGCGAAATCACGGTCAAGATTCACCGCGGCCAGGCCATGCGCAAAATGTGCGCGCGCTCTTTTGCCGATCTGGTGCGCATGGCCCAGGCGCTGGATATCAGCGGCACCCGGTAAATACCTCGGTTCATGCC
Coding sequences within:
- a CDS encoding response regulator transcription factor; the protein is MNQNHPTSPVISNDPIVYIVDDDASLRAALDSLLRSIGLRVESFSSVAEFMLHPRPDVTSCLVLDVRLRGTSGLDFQQELAMANIHLPIVFMTGYGDIAMTVRAMKAGAVDFLTKPFREQDLIDAVSAAHQRDRLRRDSERGQHELHGRYATLTPREQQVMALAVSGLMNKQIAGEIGLSEITVKIHRGQAMRKMCARSFADLVRMAQALDISGTR